The genomic stretch GCGCATCGTCGCACTGTCAGCTTCTCACATGATCACACTGGTGGGCCTCATCACTCATTAACAAACACTAATAAAAGTATTGTTACACACCTAAGGCCATGCTACATATGCCGCATAAATAACTATCTGGTGGCAACTTTCTTGGCAAATAGTTGTCAAGTTTGGCCTCATGTGAGTAgagtaatatttattttatttattcagtcatTTCCAGTTTCCTTAGTAGTgtcacatttttgtgtttgttgctaTGTAAAGTTTGACAACAGCTGCTTATGTTCAAGAAATaaatttttttcatatttcaaagaAGTACTGTTATGCAAACAGTTCAAAAGCTACTGCGAGTTTCCTTTTTCATAAAACTTTCCTATTTTTTGTAGATTCTTCTCTCCTGGAGAGTTACAGACCGCGATCAGCCAGAGTAAGTCTAattctaacattttaaaataactgatTCAATAAGCTAGCATTTTGATGCAACAGCACATCAGTAGCACAGAGTTAAGTGTTCTGATATTGTATAAGTTGTTTTGTAGTCATGACACAGTGTCTCTGTTCTTGTTTATGCTAATGTCTTggatttcaaatatttttaagaTGGAACATCCAGCTGACAAAATTTATTCAGTTAAAACTCCTCTTCCAGGTGGAGTCAGGTTCTGTGAGGGTCCAGTCGTCTCCGGGGacaacatacagacatgaaacCCAGACAAGAAGCCCTGTGAGAGCTGCTGCCTCGGCTCAGTCCGCCCCGACTGTGTCAAAATCCAGAAGCCCTCCGATACTCAAACATTCCCTCAGAGAAAGGTAACATGTCTATTCGTAACCATTTCCCTCAACCTGAAGGATTTCCACaggctgttttttaaatttttgtaaAATGAATGGATTTGTTAAAATCAAAACATCGCTTTGCCTCAACATGAAAagaacacaatgacaaaaagccGTTAAATCAGAACAGAAGCCTCTAGAACCAAATTTGagactttttcatattttattcttcAAAGGCTCCATGAATAACCAAAGCCAAAATAGTTTGTCGGCAAGTTGCAACCTATCAAAAATCGTGTGTGAAGCTTAGTCTGCATATTGACTACTAAAACTTGATGTTTACTTCCTAAAGGGAGACCGTGTATGTTGTGTTCCTTGTTTTGGTGCATTAACAGGTTAGCCAGGCTGGTTGCATCACAAATCCTCATCGCTTTCTATTGACGTTatgacaaaatgataaaatataagcAGTGGCAGTAATTAGCATGCCTGTTTATAACTTTGTATTTTCACTTGTTGTTAGTGCTCTCGGTATCTCCTCTGAGCCCTGAGTTTGGCTTCTCTGGCCACAAATCCTAATGATTTTCTTCACACTCACGCCAAAGCTGTAGAAAACACAATCCTCTTTCTGTGGTGTTTGCCCTGAATTTATCCTGATCCATCTGTGTTAATCattgtttgctcaaaagatcTTAAAAGCAAAGAGGCACCCGCATGAGTTCCCAATTACAGTATACATCAAATATACGGCAATCCTGTGAGATGTTAGTCATACACTGCCGccgctttgtgtgtgtgtgtgtgtgtgttcgtgcgtTCATACACATCCAATCTTTAATTTTGATCACACTAGACAGGCAGGATGAATTCCCCTCCACCTCTTAAATTACAGAATCTGATGTCTTGTCATGTTTGTTCATTACtgagagaggaggcagagagaagggaaaacaatgaggaaaatggtattgatttgtgtttcagtttcagtctgaTGCATTTGACCCGATGTACGCTTTAATACATTCAGAGAGACCTTGTCATCGATCACGGCAGCTGCGAGTTGAACACACCAATGGGACCGATGTTccgttttgtttgtttgtttgtttctgctctCCTTTCCCTTTCCCCTCTGCTCAGTCCATAAGTAAACATTAAAATCAATAGACAATCTTAAACTGCAAAGTAAATTGTAGGAAATGAATGATACTTTTCTCTCAATTGAAAACGCGACAGGAGTTGCAGGGTGGGAGATTAGAGTGGGCCTTTGTAGATTCCCTCCGACAGAGAGAGGGGCACGTCTTACCACGAATCTTTGATCTATAAAGAAAATGACAGATGCCAGTGGCGACGTTTGCCCCCTAAGCCCCGAAGTCTCAGTCTATTCATGTCTCCGGATGATTTGTCCTTGATGACTTTTTGAAGAAGGTAGTGAGTTTATCTGATTACAGATGAAAAGTTGCCATTCCCACTCTGCGAGCCGGGCCAAGgcaccagtcagtcagtcagtcatcacCCTTCCACTCCCGACAAATAGACGTGGATGAGAGGCAATACTGGAATTTATTACTGTTCACTTCTGTCAGTGCAATCTGTTATTTCATAACTGCCTGTGGCCAACTTGCAGACACATTTATATTGTGTTGATGAATCATATTTGTGCCTGTTGTTCAAACGCACAGTTGGTTCTGTCAGTTGTgaaattcttattttttttgcacaaaaggtTCAATATAAAGGAACTAAATACAAAATGAACTTTTTAGATGAAGGAAACATTGTCATTTATTTCAAAGTATATTTAAAAGTATGTTGTTGAGCATAATACATTtaaagtgtgtgtcagtgtactGGTGGTGTCAGCCTTGCATCAGCTCACCTGGCTTATGTTGGGTTACAGCACAGACTAGTGGACAAAAGGAATAACAAAAGCAGGCCCTGTCTGAGTTATATTATATAGTGCAATtttgaaaatcaattaattattttagtcatttttcaagcaaaaatgctggATCTCTGGAGTATTGGctgcacaaaacaaataatttgaagatgtcaccttggctATGGTGGTGATAGTCTAttatttttcactattcacattttatagactaaatgtttaacaaaaaaaagataaattagtCCAATGGTTCCAAACATTTTTGTCTTGTAAGCCCTTCAAACTTGCAATTTCTACTTTCTAGGTGACCCCTCATCACCAGTTGTGACCAGTTCAACCAGAGATTGTCCTTGTTTTATGTTAATAGTCCTGAAGAGATTAAAttatatactattatactaATTCATCAGGCAAAAAGGGGTTTAAGAGACTAAatgcaaattttaaaaaataagcgTAACTTCAGAAGTGTATAATTTTTGCTTTGCAACATCTTGTGGGGGTCCCGACcctcaggttgggaaccaccAGATTCACTGATAATGAACATAGTTGTAAGTCGCATCCCTACTAAGATAACAAACAATACAACACTACAAAGCTTTATGTCAACCCAGCGTGATGCAAGACTCTGTGACTGAGActcagttgtttgttttgtctctgttttgtttctgttttcttcaggCTCCAGAGCAGTCAGCCCAGTCCATCCTACAGGGAGCAGATCCACCGACGAGTCCAGAGGATTCTGCAGACCCACAGAGCCTCGTTGGACAGCAGCGTGAGCTTTGACCTTTAACCTATTGATCTGACCAAAAAGTGACATAATCGAGGACTCGTCACTGTTAAGCCAGTCACTCTAATAATGCACACTTTGAGTTCAAAGTTAAAAGTAGATATTCTTCAAACTGCACTAAACTGTTGCTTTTTACCTGCCGAATGTTCTATCTGTAGGAAtcgatgcacacacacagacactaacaCACCTCCTTAACCGCGACATTTATCATTCAGTGAGTTGAACCATCTCACACACATGTATCTTCATTTATCTCCCTTTTTGATGTTCATTTAAATTTCAAACCTTCCCGAGCACCTGCTGAGCAGCGTTTGTCGTCATTAACGTTTGAAAAGGCAGGGAAATTTGCAAGGGTTACATTCAAAAGCAGAGCAGCACCGCTTCCCTCCCACCCATCAGCTGGGCTGTTTTTAGACACCCTGATGGTGAAACCAAACGGAGACTAATTTCTCTAAAGCTGTGTGTGAAATTGGCTCAGAATTAAAGAAgcaacattgtgtgtgtgtgtgtgtgtgcgcacacgcGTGTGTGGGAAGGAGACGTAGTGGCTGTAAGCTGCAGCTGTTAAGAGCTCATCTCTCACAACACAAAAGAGAGACAAGAAGGTAGCCAAGAGCCACCGTTGGGAGCCAGCAGCTACAAGAGACTGAAGAGATTTAAGAGAGAGAAGGAACAAAAGTAATCCTGAATCAAAGAGCAGGAGACACAAAGAAATTTAGCCTTAACATAAATTAAGCCAGCCATTCAGCTTCATAGTGTTACACTGAAGTATCAAAACTGTATGTAGTGTTTCTGTGTACATGTGCCACTGACTCAGAGGTTATCTGTTctttatacattatacataataGTTCATTCAGCCACAGTGACTGCAGATGTAATGTGTGCGTTGAACTTACAGACCAGGTGGACACTGTACTTTGAAAGATACTcaatgtattaaatgtttaaaaaaaaaatttaataaGGGAAAAGGTCATACAAAGCTTCTGTTTCCTTTGATTTATCATTATCAGCACTGGTACCTCAGCTGAATCTGCAGGCTCTGATTAATTGTCAAACCAAATGCCTcctgtatttctgtctttgacCCATATTGTCCATACGTCCCTCTTAACTGCAGTAACCATGGAGCTGAAGGTTAAGTGTCCCATGTCTTTCTCAGCCTGTGTGTCAGACTGTGATGCTAACTTAAAAGATGGCGAGCTGAAGTACAAAGTTTTACTTAAAGTTTCTAACAGAAATTAATCCAAATTACCCTGCACTGCAAAATCTGCCAAAAAAGTGTATCCGACCGGTGGGCTCTTCACTGAATTCTTCACTAAGTAGAATATATGTGGTGATTGAATTTTCCACTCTACATGTACTTCACTTCACAGCAGGTAGTAGTTTTAATCACCTTGCTCACTATATCTGCGTTAACATCTTCATCACCGAACTACATTTGATTCAAATTAACAGTTTAATTTGCAGTAGtgatacattttcaaacatggaTATGAGCGACTTGATGGTCATTCATATGAAGTCATATCTGGATGTGCGTCCCCTGCAGTTCTTCCTCTGGctattgtgttttctctttgtgcTGAAATCCTCACAGTCACAGTATAATATTTCAGTCAAAGCTTGACAGCTGctcaaacatttgtttttattctaattcTCCTTCTGCTCTGTGGTCCTTTCATAGTCCTCATAGTGCCTTTGATATCAGAATtacaaaaacagtcatttcGTTTTTCTCAGTTGCTTTGCTATATTTCTTAGATCAGAATTGAAATTCTCAAAAGTACTTGTTCAACCTCCACATCATCTAGTCACTTGTGCACATCATAAAAGCAATTTCTCATTCTTTTGAACAAGTTGCAAATGCTTTGGTACATTCATGCAAATGATTAAGTACAATTGTCTGCTGTTTCCTACATTATCAATTGCTTATGTCATGTTGATTAAAGTGTATTATACTGGTTCTCTGTTGAATAGTCTGACCCCCCAAAACATCTCTGCATTAATTCATTGCAGAAGTCATCACATGCAAAATGGTTGAACCAGTTGTCAATAtctgtcatatttttttatacatttctattagaattttttttgtaaatgtgtccTGAATTGATGAATTAATCAAATGTGAATGTTGACTTTCACTAATGAAGGGAAATGTGTGAAGTATTAAATCAACCAGTTCTCTAAAATAGCTCAGAGGTGCATCTGTTTGCTACAGAGCACAACACAGTGTTACAATTTCTGACAATGGAAGAACAAGGAAATGAACTGAGTCAACAGGTGGGCAGAAGAGGAGTAGAGAAGGCTGTGTGGAGAAGAGTTGGGAGgcaaaacagaggaagaggtcAAAGACACAGGCATGTTCCCCATTAAATAAGGGCCACAATTGTGGACCATGTTCTCAATCAGGGCCTTACGGTGACTGAGGCTGGTTGAAAGGTGCTGCCAAATGTTGGGAGAACAATTGTGTGTATGTCATCCACCAATATGCActgtactgtaatactgtatgctaagtgaacacaaacacacatgtatacgTGTATTTTTCCCCACATAGGACTGCAGGTCTACCTCACAGAGGACACTGTTATATTGCCAACATGATTAAGCATTTTGACTATCTTGTGTGTAAACAATGACACAAGGACTTGTCATTCTGATGGCACTGACAGGTTCAttgacaaatattttatttttgagacATAAACTAAGGATTTTGTGAATGTTACAAGCTTTTGCAGGTAATCCATTGTGTGGTGCTGTTTGTACAGATTGTTTCAAGAAATGCAATTCGAGAAATGTACCAAAGCGACTGagaaaatttttaaaaagaaactatATTTATTTGGACTGTCATCTCTTAATTTGAGTGGCTACTACATAAAAATCTCACACGATTTGGTTTGGTCACAAACTATGACAAAAGATTTCACTCTGTTCAGCCTCACTAAGTCTATTTGTCCAAAAGTCTTTGCAGGAAAATCAGTATTTCTGGTTGTGATGGAAACACTGTTGCCAgtcaaaagaaaatattttaatgttcatttgattacatgtattgtgtttttgtattttttgaatgatgatgattactGTGCAGAAAAATGGAAGATAAAGGtccatttgattaaaaaaatgtttcagtttcaaCCATGTACACTGATAACTGTACAAAGTAATGTATATCTTTAATAACATGCTTACTGAATCAGTTTTACTGGTCTTTTCTGATCTGTTTTATACAGTTTTTCAATCCATCATTAGAGATGAATAGTCTTGAATGAGCAGGATTCAGTAAAGCTTCATGAGGCACCATGAAGTGAAAAATGATTTATGCTCCAGTCACCTGCTGAAGAACTGAGTCGATAATATCTATGAAAAGCCTCTCAAAGTCTTCAGATTTACTTCTTATggaatttcttcttcttcttcctcttgccAGCTCCGAGTGCTGCTTTCTCCGTCACAATGTGCTGATACTTCTTTTTGTTCTTACtgggaagagaagagaacagcATATGTTATAAGTTGAACATAGATTTGGCCAATCGTGAAAATAAACAGGGAACAATGGGCATTAATTTGGGGAAATTCCTTTGCAAATTTGACAAGTAACtatacatgtaaaatatattctaatgCCAAACAGGGTTGacaaattcaaaatgaaaatgtgcaaaactcTAATGATATACAGGTTCATTCGGTCCTTTCTGGCCCTTCTCTGAACTGTACCACAACAAACATGcagtacacctacacacactgcagcacagaATATAGAGCAAACTAACAACACTGTCCACACCCTGTATACACAACCAGCACATGTTTCATATTGCTTTTGTTCCTTCTTCACAAAGCACAACATTGTGCAGCGTAATGACAAACTGTTGTGGTGTTACACAGTATTCTGTGACCTGATGGACTCTGAGCTCTGGAAATGTGTGACCCTACAGAAAATACTTCAAATGTGCCAGTAGAAATTAGTTAAATCTTTGGTGTCATAGAATCTGACAGATCAAAGTTTtttatgcaacaaaaaaaaaaacagatgatctTATAATGATGTTCAAGGAATGTCTGCCAGATAAAGATCAGcaatataaatcattttgtcaCCTcagatgtctcttttttttcccactgctGGGGCAAATTACCACTAATCAATAAGTGTCAGCGTTCACCAATACGCTTTTCTCCACTCCACTAGTAATATGTATTTGTTCTACTTTTGCAGACCAGCTTATGTCTCTAAAGTGAGGAATTCACATGTGAACGTATACAAATGTCTTATTCGCAATTGATATAAAATTGAACCATACCACATGTTCACAGTAAAGAAAAATAGTTAATCATGGCTCTGGTAGATATTTAGCTAAACATTATTTGTCTTATCACTATAAAAATAAACCAGGTGATGTTGATAAGCTGTTTTTAGGGGAGTATTTTCTTTTAGGGGTAAATTAGGGCTAGAGTGAGACACGCTTGAAGACACGCTACTTCTAAAACACCTCTAGTAGACACTGTTTATCCAGTCAAACAGTTTGTCGATGTGACTAAATTTCAACTTACTGCCTGAACTCAGCATcagccagcagctcctccaccatggttctcttcctctccttcttggGAACACGGGAATGATAGAAGTCGACTGCGCTGTCCACCACTGTACCAAcctgtatcacacacacacacacacacatttaaaaaaaaatactcaaatacatataaatacagtaaagtttgattctgacattaaaaaacataattccTGTGAGTACTGCAGATTGGATTATTTGTACCTTCATACAGCCAAACCCTTAcaagaagacattttgaaaaataaagatttatgaccacatttctaaataaatataaaagattgatgactcatgtttttatttttttttagtgaccTGAAAATACTTGGGAAAACCATCTCTGTCATTCTTCTTGTAGAATCTCTTGGGATCCAAGGAGCCTCTCATCTTCAGGACTTGGAGGTCTCCTTTCAGCTCCCCGGTGATCTCAGGGGCTTTCATATTAAACCAACCGTCCCCTGTTGTTTTCTCACGCTCCGCCTGGGAAAAACAATTACTCCAATGATTTCAAAAGCATTTAGAATTGgagtaaaaaaaatgcagtttttatgATGACCACATGTTCAGTAGAGGTCAGAGTTTTTTGGGCAATATGTGTCATTATAACTGATTTTACAACGATGAAATCTTAGTGGATATTAATGTGGACCATCTCCTAAACTTCATCATCAAACATCAATTTGTAAAACTTACTCTGCGTTTAAGTTTCAAGGCTTGTTTGGATTCACTGTAAGGAGGCACTGCATCCTTTTTTTCAAAGTCTGGACCAATCATGCTCTTCTTCATCACctgtgaacaacaacaaaatactgCATCACACCACTAACGCAGAGATAAAAGGCTAAAGTCAAAAAGAAGTGGAGAGAAACCATGAATAACACCATCTCAGGTGTTATTGGATTTATTCGTCCTTGCACAACGTTCATTATCCATTCTGCATCAGAGATCACCTtcaaaaagggaaaaatcaaTCGCTTATTTACCTCATCTTGGATCTTCTTTTCCTTTAGTTTTTGCAGCGAACTGGAGACAGGTTTTGATTTGCTGCCATCAAAATTGATGTATAAACCCCCGAGCTCCTTCATTCTGATGCCGGGGTCAATACGGCTGGACAACTCTTTCCTAAAACAAATTGGCACAGAGAAAATTCCTCAGGAGGTGCAGTCATGTCTCAtttctcacctctgcacacagttataatcaaatataatgtaatgatgTGTTAAAGGATAAGCCAGATGATGttctacttttttcttttttgtcaataaatcctatgaaaagaaaccaacaaaaacttgatcctactaacaagtattgcctgtgtagccaaagcctgatatagtttattcctctgtgcttgACAGCtgcattgttgtccaaaaaacatacaaaaacacatcaaccaGCCACATCATagcactggatgacatgttccttaaTTATGATGAACGTAGCCACTGTagtttgagtcaatcccacatatgTCCAAACATCAATGTGTATtcaactgcagctgaaaatagccCCTCACAAATGCTCCATTTATTCCTGTTTGAGTatcatttgctaaaaactacagtgctcaGTTGTGTTAGAGattactagagctgcaacaattagtcgattaatcgactgACCGAAAATTAATCgggaactattttgataatataaaacagtcatttcagtcataaataaaatgccaaaaattgactggtttcagcttctaaaatgtgatgatttaatgtgtttctttgtcacatgatttggactgttttggttggacaaaacaagacgtgaAGATGTCACTTTTGACTGGGAAAttataaaaggcatttttttatACCATTATCAgaaattttatagacaaaacgattagtttaaaaaataatctacagattaatcaatgatggaAATAATCATCACTTGCAGCCCTAAAATTGACtcaaccttttttaaaaatgtcccacAGAGGCTTCCGTAAGTGTAAGTATTGAGAGATGCTTCATCCTTTAAATAACCGTTGCGAATGTTTGACCCTGACTGATTTATTTCTGTTGATATACATGTGACAGTTTCCAGTTGAATGATCTGATTCTGCGACCTATCTTATTACTTACGAGTGAGGATCTCTACTTGAGAAGAGAATTTCtgcatcttcatcatcatcatcctcctcctcctcatccacaAACTCCTCATCTTGCTCCTCCTGCTCAGCTCCCTCTTTCCTTCTGCCTGCCGCCGCCGCTTCCTCTCTCAGCCCCTCCTTGTAGTAATCCTCATCAGCCGCTTGTCCTGGCCGCGTGTCAATCATAAACAGTCCCTCAACTGATTCATCTGCTGCTTCAGACTTTTTGGAGggtcttcctctctcctctgccaaatcctcctcttcatcctcttcctctccagaaacttccctctcctcctcttctcctgcatagtcatcttcatcctcatcctcactgctCACCAGCAGGCTgactatttttgttttctgcacAGTGACGTCTTTAGGTTGCTGTTCAGAGTCAGAATCCACTGTGATCTTGTGCTCCTGCTTAGATGTCACCTGAATGGCCTCAACTTGGACCTCACTGGAGTCAACCACCTGCTGAGCATCTCTGTTCATTGTACTGActtccattttctcctcctcactGGACTGTGTTTCCACAACAGTATCCCCGCCTATATGCTCAACTCCCTGTGATGGATGGGTGTCTACATCAGCCACTTCCATggcttcctccttctctttagTCTCCTCTGTATCTTCAGAAGCCTTCTCACATATTGATACTGTAACTGATGGCTTTAACGGCTCTGATGACAGGACTGTTTCCTGCATCATTTCCACTTCTGAGGTATCCCCATCCTTATTTTCAGCACGTGGCTCCTCCTGCTGGTCTCTGGGCGTCACTGCAGCCTCACAAACAACTTCAGCTTCTTTAGCACAACCAGGACCATCTGATACTGAGGGATATACATGAGAATCCTCTTCTGAAATGACATTAACTCCCCTCTTCACAtttgctgaagcctcatttgATGCGAGATCAGTACTTTTAACGCCTTCTTTCTCTTCTAATATTTGGCTCTTATCTTCCTCCAACAGTGTGCAATCTGCATCCTCAGCTATCAGAGTACTTTCTAATCTAGAGTCATTTAATAAACTATCCTCTTCAGCCGGCTCCCCGGTTTTTTCTAGAACAATACTAAGATCCTTGACTGAGCGCCTGGAGGACGGAGCACCTCGACTGCTGTTACCTGAGCCTGTGCGGCTGCTGCATGGAGACCCTCTGCCACGTGAGGAGCAGGGGCTGCCAAGTGGGGACTGCATGTCTGTCAGCTCAGAGTCTGAGTCCAGAACTTTGGGACCCACGGATTGGGTCTTCCCTCGTCTACGAGTGGTCATACTGTAAGTGGGCCCGGACTCAAACCCTTCAGAGTCACAAGACCGAGGCTCACTAAAATCTACAGCAGTCTTCCCTCTTGCCGCCCTGCTCCTTCGGCCTGTTGGGGCAGGAGAGCGAGAGCCTTCTGAGGCCTCATCTAGGTCAATGGGAATAGGACGTGTTTGCCTTCTGGATCTCGTCGCACTGCGGGTTGTGGACCGAGAAGTCCCCGAGACACTGGATGTGCAGCTCTCGGCCTCTGAGACTTCAGAGTCCTCAATTTGTCGTCTGGCAGATGATCTGGTG from Thunnus albacares chromosome 9, fThuAlb1.1, whole genome shotgun sequence encodes the following:
- the dnttip2 gene encoding deoxynucleotidyltransferase terminal-interacting protein 2 translates to MVATRRGVRVYSPNKTNPDQPSEVEATPSTGRRTRRAAKQEETPIQQALGKTSSPPASPPTSLRRCTRASRLHSPEQPCTPVGSVHEADTSDLESCCSAVSDIEPQVTRTRGRRRQAPTGSQEDEVSEVESCSSAVSASKASQSSRRSTRRKVVLEKSDPADVEAGDVKVDAVLETESCSSVVSESQRVTRSQRKTARTRSSARRQIEDSEVSEAESCTSSVSGTSRSTTRSATRSRRQTRPIPIDLDEASEGSRSPAPTGRRSRAARGKTAVDFSEPRSCDSEGFESGPTYSMTTRRRGKTQSVGPKVLDSDSELTDMQSPLGSPCSSRGRGSPCSSRTGSGNSSRGAPSSRRSVKDLSIVLEKTGEPAEEDSLLNDSRLESTLIAEDADCTLLEEDKSQILEEKEGVKSTDLASNEASANVKRGVNVISEEDSHVYPSVSDGPGCAKEAEVVCEAAVTPRDQQEEPRAENKDGDTSEVEMMQETVLSSEPLKPSVTVSICEKASEDTEETKEKEEAMEVADVDTHPSQGVEHIGGDTVVETQSSEEEKMEVSTMNRDAQQVVDSSEVQVEAIQVTSKQEHKITVDSDSEQQPKDVTVQKTKIVSLLVSSEDEDEDDYAGEEEEREVSGEEEDEEEDLAEERGRPSKKSEAADESVEGLFMIDTRPGQAADEDYYKEGLREEAAAAGRRKEGAEQEEQDEEFVDEEEEDDDDEDAEILFSSRDPHSKELSSRIDPGIRMKELGGLYINFDGSKSKPVSSSLQKLKEKKIQDEVMKKSMIGPDFEKKDAVPPYSESKQALKLKRRAEREKTTGDGWFNMKAPEITGELKGDLQVLKMRGSLDPKRFYKKNDRDGFPKYFQVGTVVDSAVDFYHSRVPKKERKRTMVEELLADAEFRHKNKKKYQHIVTEKAALGAGKRKKKKKFHKK